In one Arachis duranensis cultivar V14167 chromosome 9, aradu.V14167.gnm2.J7QH, whole genome shotgun sequence genomic region, the following are encoded:
- the LOC107465022 gene encoding probable polygalacturonase codes for MKRPSALVDVFLVLALFSCNSWTTRSSSESCNPNYVEDIRPHSVSITEFGAVGDGITLNTKAFQNAIFYLNSFADKGGAKLFVPAGQWLTGSFDLISHLTLWLDKDAVILGSTNSDDWPIVDSLPSYGRGRELPGGRHKSLIYGNNLTDVIITGNNGTIDGQGSIWWSRFRNKTLDYTRPHLVELMNSSGILISNLTFLNSPFWNIHPVYCSHVTVQNVTIHAPSSSPNTDGINPDSSDDICIEDCYISTGDDLVAIKSGWDEYGISFGRPSTNILIRRLVGKTTSAGIAIGSEMSGGVSDVFAEDIYIFDSHTGIGIKTARGRGGYVRNVYISKMTLDNVDIAIRLNGLYKEHPDDDYNPDALPVIEKITIKDVIGENIKRAGLIQGIKGDNFVNICLSNITLSVSSKTPWNCSNVEGYSDLLSPEACDPLEESIFPEHVSDCYNPENPLRSSSTRNQGASWLLSW; via the exons ATGAAGAGACCTTCAGCT CTGGTGGATGTGTTTCTGGTACTAGCATTGTTTAGTTGCAACTCATGGACAACGCGGAGCAGCTCAGAAAGCTGCAATCCAAATTATGTTGAGGACATTCGACCTCATAGTGTTAGTATTACTGAATTTGGAGCCGTTGGAGATGGAATCACTCTCAACACAAAAGCATTTCAGAATGCCATTTTCTACCTAAATTCTTTCGCAGACAAAGGCGGAGCGAAGCTTTTTGTCCCAGCTGGCCAATGGTTAACCGGAAGTTTTGATCTTATCAGCCACCTAACTTTGTGGTTGGACAAGGATGCAGTAATTCTTGGATCAACG AACTCTGATGATTGGCCCATTGTGGATTCCCTACCCTCATATGGTCGAGGAAGGGAGTTGCCTGGTGGAAGGCATAAAAGCCTCATTTATGGTAACAATTTGACTGATGTTATCATTACAG GTAATAATGGAACTATAGATGGTCAAGGGAGTATCTGGTGGAGCAGGTTTCGGAACAAAACATTGGACTATACACGTCCCCATTTGGTTGAATTGATGAATTCATCTGGGATTCTCATTTCAAATTTAACCTTCTTGAATTCACCATTTTGGAATATTCACCCTGTATATTGCAG CCATGTTACAGTTCAAAATGTCACAATCCATGCTCCCTCCAGTTCTCCGAATACAGATGGGATAAATCCAG ATTCTTCAGATGATATATGCATTGAAGATTGTTACATAAGCACCGGCGACGATCTGGTTGCCATCAAAAGTGGTTGGGATGAATATGGAATTTCGTTTGGTCGTCCTAGTACAAACATTCTCATCCGTAGGCTCGTTGGGAAAACAACAAGCGCAGGAATCGCTATTGGAAGTGAGATGTCTGGAGGTGTTTCAGATGTTTTTGCAGAGGATATTTACATTTTTGATTCGCATACAGGGATTGGAATAAAGACTGCTCGCGGAAGGGGTGGTTATGTTCGAAATGTCTATATCTCAAAAATGACATTGGATAATGTAGATATTGCTATTAGGCTCAATGGCTTATACAAAGAACATCCTGATGATGATTACAACCCAGATGCTTTGCCTGTAATAGAAAAGATTACTATCAAGGATGTGATAGGAGAAAATATCAAACGCGCAGGCCTTATACAAGGTATAAAAGGTGACAATTTTGTCAACATTTGCCTATCAAATATCACACTTAGTGTGAGCTCAAAAACTCCATGGAACTGCTCGAACGTTGAAGGATACTCGGATTTGCTTTCGCCTGAAGCTTGTGATCCTCTCGAAGAAAGTATATTCCCGGAGCATGTTTCAGATTGTTACAatccagaaaatccattaaGGAGTTCAAGCACTAGAAATCAAGGTGCTTCCTGGTTGCTGTCTTGGTAA